The Rhea pennata isolate bPtePen1 unplaced genomic scaffold, bPtePen1.pri scaffold_46, whole genome shotgun sequence region AAGAATGGGTACAGTGAggggaaatggaagagaagTGGCTCTAAATGAAGAAGCAAGTACAGCAGCCACTGGAAAAGCTCTTCCATTTCCCACCTGCGTCATCTGACCATGTATTTGAGCCTTCCTCAGGCACAGTCCCAAGAGCAACTAGCCAGCTCTGACCTTCTGGACCTTGGCACTCACAGCTCCCCATTACTACTGTGTTGCCACCATGGATGGTCTTGGGTGTAAACTTCTCCCAGATGTGGCTGCATAATTTCACCATCTGCTCCTGGAATTCAGGCTCAATCTCACTGTCATGATGCTCCTCCAAGCGTGGCACTTCTGGTGTGGGGAGAACTGGTGAATGCATTCCTGGGAATGGTTATAGAACTGGGTTTCCTGGCTGCTACCTGTGGAGGCAGGCTAGGGAGCAAGCTCACAGGGCTTAGGCTTTTGTTGTCTtatgctgaaatgcagctgtccagagctggacacatcctgcccttcctgaagcacagcactgaGCACCGCGCCATTCCTCTACCGGGCTTTAATTTCAGCACATTCTCTAGGTACTTGTCTTCTGAGATTTCCTTCCCATCCACCTTCAGTTACAATGTGAAGTCCTGCACAGCCCAGAGAAAGGATAGGAAGAACTAGAAAACTTTGTCTGATTCCTCCAGCTCATCTCCACTCCCCCTAGGAGTTGCTTTCACCTTTACATTCTCCATCAGCTTTGTCACATAGCTGGGGAGCTGGCTAAGGAAATAGAGACCCTGGATCCTCAAGCCAGCGCACTCTACCCTTTCCACCCATCAGCACTTAATAAGGAGAAGTGGAGATTCTGCAGGGACAGAGAACAGCCTGGAGtcaccagcaggagcagggctgaaACCCTCAGCCCTGAGGTGTGGGGCACAGGATCCCTGAGGTCCTGTGTCACTGTGCCCCACCAGGAGGCTCTGATCTCCCCAAAGAAAGCAGCCATCTGAGGACCTGGAATGTGCAAACCCCTAAGCTAACGCTTAGAGAGAGGAGGTCTCTctggtgctgctgccctgctgagGATACTGCAGCTGGCCCATGGCCTGCTGGTTGATGGTGCCCTTGCTGTTATAGACCAGAGCACTGGACAGCAATATAGCTAGCTCAAAGATCCATGCATTGCTCTGGAACAAGCCTGGCTCATACCAAGAAACTCTGTGCAAGACCCCTAAGAGTGAGCAAAGCTCTAAATTCCCAGGCCTTAAATGTCCAACCATGGGCCATGGCAGGGACAGCTTTTTGGAGAGATTCACACACGTAATATCACCACGTCTTCCTATAGCCACCTTGTCCTCAACCCTTAACTCTCAGAGTCCCACAGGCTTCTGATTACTAGAAAGTGCTGAGGAATTTGGCAACTTGTCAACCTCAGGAGTCTTCTAGCTCCTCTGGCTGTCAGCACCACAGAGACAGCTCCAGTTCAAAAGGCACTGCAAGCCTGCAAGGCACTAGATTTCAAAAGGCCCACCAGCCTAACGGCTGCTGAGTAATCACAGATCCAGAATGAGAGGGAGCGTGGCTGTGAAGACATGATGTCTCACCAGGCAGCATGGCCCCAGCCACAGACTTCCTCCAGTACCCTGCAGACAGCCAGGATCCCAGGCAGAATGAGGGCTCTGACAGTCAAAGGCAAAGGTGAAAAATGCCAGGTAGGACTTCATGCACCAGAAGACTTTATCCATGTAGTTCTACACTGGCCTCCTTCCCCACAGGTTGTCTCTTCCTGGCACACGAGGGAAGGCAATGAGAACACCTTGAGTCCTGCCACATGGCTGGGCCCTTGAGAGCTTCCACAAAGAGTTTTGTCAACACAAAAGGAAGTCTCTGCTTCTTCCACACTTTCCCCATGTCACTCAGCCCTTCAGTGTCTGGCAGCACCAGAGTGTGTCCAGGCCAGCACGGGTGAGGAGCACAGCACATCCAGATAGCTTTGGTGTAGGACTGCATGGCGAAGACCAGAGAGAAACCTGTGGAGAGGACACAAGGGGCTCAGTAGTGTTAGATAGAGAGCAGGAAAACCAAGGCATCTTGGCTGCCAGGGGCTGGTACCTGGGCAGCTCAGCACCTCTCCCATCCTCTCACAACCCTGCCTGGTCATGAGGTGGGACCTGCCAGCTCAGTACAGCCCTGTGatggccaccaccaccacaggcTGCATGAACTATGACAACACCTGCATGCAGGGTCTTCTGCTGCACCACCAGCCCCCACCTCTGCATGTTCTCAATCAGGCAGACGGGCACTTTGATGTGGATTTCAGGTGCCATTGCTCACAGCAAATAGAGCTTGCACAGAGGACAGTGAGACAGATATTTGGAGCCCTTGAAAATTATCATAGTTTGTTCAATCTCCATCttcagaagttaaaagaaaagcgagagttttaagatttttgtggAGTATAAAGGGAGCAAAAGATGTTAAGTCAGAGGCAAAGTTCAGCTGTTTAGTTGTAGCAGATCAAATGAAGCTATGATACATATTCAATGTATTATGCTTGGAAACtacaaaaacatataaaacCCTTCTTGGCAAATTCCCCATTGGTCTCCCTGAGAATTATATGCTATAACGTTGCGTATTTCAATAAATGGCTTTTGATTCTACAACTTTCTCCTGCTTGTGAGAGCTTGCCGTACAAATAATCAGCAATCAGTTCAACTCCCCATGAGTTGAACCCACAAGCGTCATGAGCTTTCTGCGTCCCTGAAATGCTATGCCttgatgttttctgaaatgaagtcCCATAAGGCTCAGAGGCTTGATCCCAAGAGAAGTtaccagagagagagaaattttcctttactggaaagaaatgtgattGTTTCAGTGAAAGGGAGTACTATATAAAGGTTTCCTGACACCACTGAACAGTCtgcattaattttctttgagaGTGGTATGTTATATGATCTACTAAACTACAATAATACTTCAGCTTTGGGAAAGATTCAGTATATTCAGCTAGGATttggaatgaagaaaatgattagaaaaccttttctgaattagaaaaaaaagaagaaaacataggaTTTCAGAATGATCATTGCTTAAAAATTAGGTAACCAGCCAgctgtccttccttccttcatccttccttcctcccttcgttcctcacttcccttttttcctccctccctccttccctccctccctcataattttctttcctcattattcTCAAATACGCCGTTCCTTTCAGTGAGCTGGCACACAGGTGGCAGTTTCAACAGTGGTATTGGCCATCTAGGTTACcacattttctattatttgttgAAACAGCTGGGGTGGAAAATCAAGGAATTCTTTCGAGTCACTTTTCCAGACTCAGTAGCTGATCTCTTCCATTCCTGAGGCAGCATCAGCTGATGATACACCTTACGGAAGAGGACtctgggaaaaggaaataacagcTCAGGACAGAAGACAGCAAGTTACTGccaagttattttctctttccctgcagGGATGGATAACCAGACAGAGGTGAGGAAGTTCATCCTCCTTGGCCTGAGCAATCTTCAAGGGCTACAACAATTCCTGTTCATGCTATTTTTACTGCTGTACCTGTCCAGCCTGCTGGGGAATACAGCAATCATGACTGTAGTGGTATGTGAACCCCGGCTCCATACCCCCAtgtactttttcctctgtaacctctcctgccaggatattttctacTCCACAGTAACCATACCCAAGATGCTGGCTGGCTTCCTCTCAGGGTGCCAGAGCATTTCTTACACTGGCTGCCTAAGCCAGCTCCACTTCTTCCACTTCCTGGGAAGTAGTGAAGCTTTGCTTCTGgctgtcatggcctatgaccgctgTGTGGCCATCTGCAACCCCCTGCGCTACACCCTGATCATGAGTCCACgggcctgcctgctgctggctgcagctacTTGGACTGCTGGCTTCCTTCATGCTCTGATGCACACAGTCATGACCTCCCAGCTGCATTACTGTGGCCCCAACCACATCCACCACTTCTTCTGTGACATCAAGCCTGTGGTGAGGCTGGCCTGCGATAGCAACCAGATTAACCTGAGCCTTCTCAACATCATCACTGGGAGTATTGTGATAGGCTCCTTTGTCTTCACACTCTCCTCTTACCTGTACATATTTTCCTTCCCCTGGATGAAAGTCCAATccaaggagggaaggaggaaatcCTTCTCCACTTGCGTCTCCCATCTCACAGTAGTGGTCTTATTCTATGtccctgttatttttaattatgtgcCACCTTCCTTGGGAAGTTCACCCAGGCAGGACATGATAGCCACCCTCATGTATAATGTTGTCACATCGGTCCTCAATCCTTTGATCTACACCCTGAGGAATGTGCAGGTGAAATGTGCCCTAAAGAGAAGACTTTTCTCCAGACAGCTACTAGTGCAAAAAATGTTCTGCCTTGCAGCATGTGTGGGATAGGAGGCAATGGGAAATGCAATCAGAGGCACTTTTGGCTCAAGAATGTGTTGTgcagaaatctgcttttcacTGCCAACAGCCTGGGCCCCTTCAGAAAAACCCTACATACTGGATATGGTCTTATGTCTCCTATCTTGGGCAATATCAGTGCATAAAGATGAATCTATGTTGGTGGAACTGCCACTCCTATTCATCCAACTGGAAAAGAGGCTCCAGAGGGTGATACTTCCAAAAAAACACCTTTATTACAGTGATTTACTCTCAAATGTCActtgattctttatttttctttctttcttttttaaggcagCCGAATCCCACTTCCAGTCAGAGCTGTCAAGAGAAGCCAGGGTATGGTTCATCTTATCCTAAAGCCAACAGATAAGGAGGGATTTAGTTGTTTCTGTGGGATTCATTTGGCCATGTACAGAGATGTATGTTACGTCCCTTGAAATACTCTGGGTATCTCAGCTGGTATCTCTCTGCTGTTCCAAAATGATTTAGATCCTGTGCCAGATCTACCAGCCCTGTATGGCTGTCAGATAGCCTAGGGCATCTGAGATGGTGCTAGACACTTatgtttaggcaactgaattcCACCTCCATCGCCTAGATCCACAGTGGTTGAAACTGATGTTTAGGCATTTGTCTCACAGGGAGGAATGTACATTTGGAACCTCAAATGTAGGTGCCTTAATCTCAAATTGAATCTCTCCCTTAATCCCAAAATTATCTTCGCTGTGGTTCTAAGAGTACCCTCTGCAGGAGGGTGGTGTGATTTCTTTACTTCAaccttcctgctttctctttcctcgtTTACACTACTATATGTATCTACCTAAAATCTGCAGCTAGCTCCACATGTAGTTCTACTAGCCACTAGCCTCAGAGTAGCTCTTTGTTCGTTTGATTTTTACTGTGAGGTATCTGCATTGATTAATGTTGTCATCTGCAACAGGAGGAAAGTgagatccatttttttcttaggaaGTCAGTTGCAAGGGGTGGGGCAGGCTTGCCAAGAAGCAGCCTCCTGTCTTCTCCTacttacttctgttttcttattattcAACCTTCACCAGCGTCTCTTTTTCATAAGAATACATTTTATGGAAAAGCAGATTACACTGTGCCTGGAGCTGCACAGTGCGTCCTCTGCATCTAGTTTATATGTGGCTTGTTAACAGTTACAGAAGGAATGGGCCAAACACTGGACTAAACTGTTAGTTCATGTGTTTGAAGGTTAGTCACCGTAAatacaaagaacagaagaacagtGATGGCAGAGAAATGCCAGTTACCTGCTCAGTGCAAAGGAGCACCCTGACTTGGATATTCTTAAGGCCATCCAAGGAGAGCGAATTTCCCATTGTCCCTGGGGCCTTGGAGGGAGTGTTTCTTCCAAGGTGAGTCCACCTGAGGACTCTCCTTGAAAGCCTTGTGGACTGAAGCGGTTATTGCGTAAAGGGAGAGAGGATTTATCGTGGGAAGCAGGACAAGAGCATTTGGGAACTGTGCAGAACTTTAAGGAGGCTTTGGGAATGTGTGAGACTTTAAGAGATCTTCAGGAGAAGGACCAAAGGTGGGGAAAGGGATCAGAGTGGACTGGAGAGAAAGAAGCTTGAGGGAAAAAGAGTTTAACTGGCCATGTATGAACAGGTCACTATGTTTGCCTAGCCATGCCCAGCACCTGATCAACCCTACCTAGCCAAGCGAGTGAAAAGAACACCAGAGCAGTGTCCCACTTATTCTACAGAGTAAGCTTATTCTCCTCTAATGTCCTTTCAGAGAGGTCCATTCAGATCTTTCACGTGTCTTCTCAGTGCCAGACTAGAGTCAGTCTGAATAGggtcttctttccccactgaTTACATCAAGCCCACTCCCTCGGCTGCGGTTTTGCTGGATGGTAGATAGGGACAGGGAGAATCTTGTTCATCCGTTCATGAACAACACTGATCAGATGATGTGGCATGTGGCTATTTATTAAACACTTGTGTCCTTATATAGAGGTCCCTTTTCCAGGTTAAGGAGATCCAACAAGCCTAAGCTAGCTGGTGGTGATGACACGATTGTGAGAAAGTTTGCCCAATCAAGTATTTGTCCATTTATTTGGGTAAGCTGGCCCTCTGACAGCTTAGCCTCTGAAAACATGAGCAATGTTCAGGacttaattttattctgcagcTCTGGTCTTCACAGTCCAGTCCAAGGGTTTTTCCAAAGACTATGATATTTCTCAGAGCTGACAGGTTGTATCATATTCAGCTTTGATACCACACAACGTCCACAGATCACAATCGTTGGTTGTATACATATCCTCAGCAGCTTTTATAAAGAACCCATGACACTTCTCACCTTTCCTGAGAAccacccccttgctgccctccaGGCACGTCCCTGCTTCTCAGAAAGTCTTTCCCCAGATGAGAGTGCCCACGCCGGCCGGCTGCTGCATGTCCCCCTGCCCTGTACTCCCTGCAAGGCTCTGTGCAggcactgctgctctgcaaacagccaATGTGGTGCCACACGGCTGCGGGGCGATTCCACAGCGCCCGTCCTTGTTAGAGCAAAAAGCAGACCCAAAAGGATGGTTAGCATGCCACTGGCAGTCCCCACCTCCCATTTCATGCAGCTGTGGAGGGTGCTCAAAGGGACCAGGCAGCATTTCCGAGAGCACGAGGTATGTTATGGGGCTGCACTGGATCCAGCCTATGACATTTCAAAGAGAGTACAAGGGATGACTCTCCAGTGTCTTTTTCCCTGAGCCTGCTGGGTCTCCACTGCCTCTCCTGGGATTGCAGAGCCTTCCTTTACCTATACATTTCCTGATTTTGCTTCACTCACCGCCCACTCCCACTATAGTATGGTCCTGGAAATGCTCTGAGCTCCCCTGGCAGCTTATTACCTCTCCAGGCAGATGGTCATCAATCACTAGCCCCAACAGATATGTTACTGCCTCAGGAAGGTTACTCTGTGATCATTCAACACCTCTAAAGACTCAGGGCCCAAATAAGCAAACTCTGAATCTAAACTTAGTTCTCTAACAAGCTGCAATGAGACACTGATCGCGTCCACCTGAGTCCATGAAGAACCCAAGCAAAGCAACAAGCCCTTTGGGGATACCATTCCATCACAACTTTAATGACTCCAATTTTGGAAGAAGAGCCAAGTGTAAACTCACTGCATTCAGGAGATTGCTTTCTATTGTGGAGAGGCTATTAGAGAGGAAAGATTTGTCTGAGAAAATGGAGCCTTCATGCCCTCACAGGTTGCATACTTCCACTGGGCAGTCAAGTGCTAAAACAGAAGAGACCTCCCGGTCTACAAAGAAGCACTGTCCCTACAACCTGTCTCTAGCTCCACCCTTGCAAAAACACTCGACCCTTCTGGGATGCCCCAGAACTTTGCCCTGCACCTCAAAACGCCTGCCTGATGCTCCTCACCAAGCacattcctgcagcacaagtaacctcacaacgTGCAGCCCAGCCCTCACCCCTTTACCTGCACTTCCCTCCTGGATGCCTCTAGCCTCTCCTCTCAGCACCATGCCCTTTCAGTCCAACAACCCACAAGCCCTacctttcctctgcctcccagATCCCACACCCCTTCCAGTGAGGCTTAAAGGTAGCTGGAGAGTTAGGGGCCAAGAGGGAGCATCTTTGGGCTTCAGCTTCAGGCATCCATGCAGGGTTTGAACTCTGTGGTTAGTGGGAGCGAGTGAGCCTGCTTTCTCCCTTCTAGGCAAGGGATGAGGGCCAGCAATTACCTTCAGGCACAGGCTCAGGGTTAGGGGAAGGGACAGAGAGGGAAGCTTCAAAATAGCTCTTTGGATTTGGCCTCAGTgagtggagggaggagagaggcaagGTGGAAGGATATGGCTTCAGGTTAGTGCTTCGATTTGGGGGAGAAACCGCCCACAGGGGCTCTCACAGCTCCCAGTCACAACTGCAGCACCATTCCCTCAAGGCTCCTTACCTCCCCAAAACATGTCCTCTCTCTTGGCCAGCATCTGGGAGCCCTTCCTGTCCTCACATGCCATCCTCCAGCTTCCACATGCTCAACTGAAGGAACATAGAGCACCTCCTCATCAGCACCCAAGTGCTCTCCCTCCAGTCTACATCCCTCTCTGATCcccccacaacctctctgacCTTCTGGCCTGCCCGTCACCCTTGCCATGAGCACCTCACAATGCCTGCCTGATGCTCCTCACCAAGCCCATTCCCGCagcacaagtaacctcacaacctgcagcccagccctcacACCTCCACCGGCAGCTCCCTCTTGTCTGCCTGTagcctctcctcccctctccatgCCTTTTCAGTCCAGTCGGTGCAGAGAGGCAGTCAGCATTTTTTGTTGGGACACTACCTGTACTCTCTAAGCTTTTCTCTCAGACCAGAGAAGCAACTGAAGCAAGCCTTGATTAACTGAGGTCAGAACTGGAATACCCCAATATTGCCCATGAATAATGCTTGACTCCATCAAGCATCCTGCATACAGCTTACATACaccttttttctctgtaaggCAGAAATGGCCACCTCAAGGTTATATGAATTTACTGGCATGACTCTGTGTTGGGAGTAATCTCTTGTTGAATCTAGgtacaaatagaaaaatgagaggagaggagaggagaggagaggacaggagaggagaggacaggagaggagaggagaggcgaggcTGGGAGCTCCTGCCCTAGCAAGCTGCCAGAGACCATGAATTTGTCTCACAGTCTGAAGAGACACAGTCACCTGCATGGCAGGGCAGGCAGTCCTTGTGTTTAGAGCAGTTTTGGAGGGACACAGGCATTTCCCTAGCCGCACCTTTTCACCCTCCCCTTTGGAGCAGAAAAATCCCgtccagctgctgccaccaaaCGGTCTGCCTTTCACACTACAGGCCCTGCAACATTCCCAGATGTGGTCAGATCTAAGCGGGACCTTTGTGTTCCCAGGCACACTCAGCATCTCTTTTGTCGCCTTCTCCTGAGAATCGCTTGAACATCACACCAGGCCCAAAAGTGCAGGTATACGTGTAAATAACAGTAAATAACAGTTTCCTGGCATGATTTCCTGTTTGATGTCAGGCAGGCAGAACATACCCAGCCACAATATTTCATGTGTCCGGTCACCCAGCACATTGGATATAATCAGAGAGAGATCTGGAGCAGTGCTGTTACTGTGAGAGCTGTACTGCGGGTGTGCTTGGTGCGGCCCAGGCTGTCATGGCACCAGGTGACCTGCTCCTGGCATCCTCCAGACTGGGACTCCACTGAGACATGctgtgggggagaggggagctgttGTTAGGACGCAGGATGTCCCACTGTTACGCCAGGTCCTGTTAGAGAGGCACTGCAGGGACACACCTTCCCCCCGGGCACTGTGCCGGGTTTTGCAGGATGGAATTTTGGTGGAGAAAAGGAGGTGCGAGCACCCTGAAAAGTTGGGCCCAAGCTCAGAAAGAACGACGcataagacagaaaaatgggTTGCGAATAGGGGATGGTGGTTCTTCTGACAGTAGGTGTGTACATGCCTACAGATGGTGGTGATGCTGGTTTGCCTCAGTTATGTCTCAAGTCTCTGATCTAAAGGGGAAGCATCAAGCCTCAGCAGTAATAGCTAGAAGCAGTTGCTTCTCGTAGCTAGCCTAGCCTATCTTTTAATAGCACTTCTGACATGGTCTTCCACAGCATCCTTGTAGCCATGAAGCTCATGAAAGGGAGCAAGGGACAAATGCAAAATCTTGTGTGTGGTATGGGCTCTCCGCTGTggcagtgcaggctgggggctgactgcTTGGGTGACAGCTCTGCTGACCAGGTCCTGGGGGCCTGGTAGACAGGCAATGGTAGACAGGCCCGGCAGACAGGTGGGAGTatctgccagcagcaaggcctACCAGGGATGGAGGCTGGCAATACACAGGGCTGTATGAAGATGACCGGAGCTGGTCGAACAAGGTAAGAGATGATTCCCCTTTACGAGGCATGCATGAGACAACATGTGGAGTACTGCACCCAGTTTTGGCTGCCACCACTATAGAAAATGACTGACACACTAGAGCAACTGCAGTGAGGAGATACCAAGAGGTTCCCAGGTACCTCATCTTAGCTCCCCCGTGTCTCTCCCACGGTGCTCAAGTAATAAACAAAGCTGTTGTTCAGATTCTCTCACCCATTCGCCTAGGCAATCAGCACCTTTTCTCATAACGAAGGCTAGTCTCTTGTCACCCTGGCTACATCCATTACCAAGTGCTCGAGCAAGAAATTTCCAGAGTGCAAAAACACGGAGAAGTGCCCtcatccccccaaaaaacaaccCTCCCCTCCTAACCAAAACACTAAGAAAGCAGTAAGAGCTCcagtgagagaaaaatcaaagcaggtGCAAGTTTTGTGTCCCCACACAATCCCACAAGAGAGAAAACTATGCACAAGAGATAATTCAGCTGCACAAAATCTCCACACGAGACTGTGGTGTCTTGGCAGGACGCTTCAAATACTGCAGACATATTAAGAGAGATAACAACggaacgggggggggggggggcctaACAAGTGCAAACTTCAGCACAAAACCAGACACTAGACTAATACAATTTAGATGGTGCCTCTTTGTGCTTCCTTGATACACTGCAGGTAGCAGCTTACACAGGAGACAAGGCTTACCAGTGAAGCCTTTCCTTCACCCTTTTCATTCTCCAGTTTAAATTCTTGGAATTTTTGTCTCCCAGAATTTGCTAGTAATGACTTAGGAGGAAGTCTAAAGCTGCAAGGGGGGAAGTCTGCATTTCTAGATAATACCTAAAGATCAACTGGAAAAGCTAGGACGCTGTTGTAAGAAGATAA contains the following coding sequences:
- the LOC134154823 gene encoding olfactory receptor 12D2-like, yielding MDNQTEVRKFILLGLSNLQGLQQFLFMLFLLLYLSSLLGNTAIMTVVVCEPRLHTPMYFFLCNLSCQDIFYSTVTIPKMLAGFLSGCQSISYTGCLSQLHFFHFLGSSEALLLAVMAYDRCVAICNPLRYTLIMSPRACLLLAAATWTAGFLHALMHTVMTSQLHYCGPNHIHHFFCDIKPVVRLACDSNQINLSLLNIITGSIVIGSFVFTLSSYLYIFSFPWMKVQSKEGRRKSFSTCVSHLTVVVLFYVPVIFNYVPPSLGSSPRQDMIATLMYNVVTSVLNPLIYTLRNVQVKCALKRRLFSRQLLVQKMFCLAACVG